The genomic region TGAAGGAATAAAAGGATCGTATCCGAAAACCGGCGGCTCCGCCGCCAACTATCCGGGAGGGAATAATGAAAGTTTGGAAAAAATCCGCACTTTTCGCCATCGCCGCCATGCTATTGCTTGCCATCAGCGTTCAAGCGTCGGAATCCTCAGGAAAACAGGAGAAGATTACGTTGAACAAAGCGCCTTTTGGAAAAACCGCCGACGGCAAGAGCGTCGATCTCTATACGTTCGAAAACGCGAACGGCGTCAAAACGTCCGTCATGACCTACGGGGGCATCATTACCAGCCTCCTAGTCCCCGACAAAGACGGCCAGTTCGAAGATATCACCCTCGGCTTCAACTCGCTGGAAGGCTATTTGAAGGGGCATCCCTATTTTGGAGCGCTTATCGGCCGCTTTGGAAATCGCATCGCCAAGGGTAAATTCACCCTGGGCGGCAAAGAATTCAGCCTCTTCGTCAACAACGACGTCAACGCCTTGCATGGCGGCCAGTTCGGTTTCGACAAAAAAGTATGGAACGCCAAAAAAGTGAATGTTGACGAAGGTCCCGGCCTGGAATTGACCTACGTCAGCCAAGACGGCGAAGAGGGATATCCCGGAACGTTAAAATGCAAGGTTGTCTACAGTTTGAATAATCTGAACGAATTGAAAATCGATTATTTCGCCGAAACGAATAAACCAACGCCCCTCAACCTCACTAATCACGCTTATTTCAATTTAACCGGCCATAAAGAGATGGAAAGCATCCTCGATCACGAGTTGATGCTCAATGCGAAATTCTACACGCCGGTCGACGATACCCTGATTCCCACCGGCGAAATCGCATTCGTCAAAGGCACGCCTTTCGATTTCGCCGAACCGATGCAAATCGGCGCGCGCATCGCCGCGGACGACGATCAAATCAAGAAAGGCGGCGGTTACGATCACAACTTCGTCCTCGATAAAACCGAAGCGGACGCCCTGAATCTGGGCGGGCGGGTGTTCGAACCGAAATCGGGCCGCTTGTTGGAATTCTTCACTACGCAGCCGGGCGTGCAATTCTACACGGGGAATTTCCTGGACGGTTCCAACATCGGCAAAGGCGGACAGGTCTATAAGCATCGTTTCGGTTTTTGCCTGGAGACGCAGCATTTTCCCGATTCCCCCAACCACGCCCATTTCCCCTCTGCGAT from Candidatus Omnitrophota bacterium harbors:
- a CDS encoding aldose epimerase family protein, coding for MKVWKKSALFAIAAMLLLAISVQASESSGKQEKITLNKAPFGKTADGKSVDLYTFENANGVKTSVMTYGGIITSLLVPDKDGQFEDITLGFNSLEGYLKGHPYFGALIGRFGNRIAKGKFTLGGKEFSLFVNNDVNALHGGQFGFDKKVWNAKKVNVDEGPGLELTYVSQDGEEGYPGTLKCKVVYSLNNLNELKIDYFAETNKPTPLNLTNHAYFNLTGHKEMESILDHELMLNAKFYTPVDDTLIPTGEIAFVKGTPFDFAEPMQIGARIAADDDQIKKGGGYDHNFVLDKTEADALNLGGRVFEPKSGRLLEFFTTQPGVQFYTGNFLDGSNIGKGGQVYKHRFGFCLETQHFPDSPNHAHFPSAILKPGESYRETTIYKFSTK